Part of the Thermogemmatispora onikobensis genome is shown below.
CAGGCCATCCAGGCTCTGACCGGTCAAGGTGGCTGGCCCCTCAACGTCTTTCTGACGCCGGACGGCAGACCCTTTTTTGGTGGAACCTACTTCCCGCCCGAGGACCGGCGCTACGGCGGGCAAGTGATGGCCGGGTTTCCACGAGTGTTGCTGACCATCGTCGACGCCTATCAGAATCGGCGTCAGGAAGTTGAGGAGCAGGCCGAGCGCCTGGCCGAATACCTGCGTGAGCGGAGCAGCGCGCCCCTCTTGCGCCGCGGGCAAGGGCAGGTTCTGCCGCAGCTTGAGCAACTGGCCAACGCGGCGCGCGAGCTGGCTGCCGAATTTGACCCCGTCAATGGCGGCTTCGGCGGCGCTCCCAAGTTCCCCAACAGCATGGCGCTGGAGTTCCTGCTGCGTGTCCACCTACACCGCGCCTCTGGCGAGTTACCAGCAGTCAAAGAGGGCGAGCGCTCGGAGCTGGAGATGGTGGAGCAGACCCTGCAGCGCATGGCCTGTGGTGGCATCTACGACCAGCTTGGCGGCGGCTTTCATCGCTACTCGGTTGACGCCCGCTGGCTGGTTCCCCATTTCGAAAAGATGCTCTATGACAATGCTTTGCTCAGCCGTCTCTACCTGCATGCCTATCTGGTTACGGGCAATCCCTTCTACCGGCGCATTGCCGAAGAGACGCTAGACTACGTCATGCGCGAGATGACGGCGCCAGAAGGGGGCTTCTATTCGACCCAGGACGCGGACAGCGAAGGGGAAGAAGGCAAGTTCTATCTCTGGCAGGCTGAGGAGATTGCCCGCCTACTGCCTGGCGAGGATGGAGACCTCTTCATGGCCTGGTATGGAGTGACCCCACGCGGCAACTTTGAAGGCAAGAACATTCTCCACGTGCCCGAGCCTGATGCCCAGCGGGTAGCTGAGCGTCTCGGGGTCAGCCGAGAGCGTCTGGAGCAGGCTCTGGAGAAGGGGCGCGCGCTCCTCTTGGCGGCCCGGGAGCAGCGCGTCAAGCCGGGGCGCGATGAGAAGGTCCTGACGGCCTGGAATGGGCTGATGCTGCGCAGCTTCGCCGAGGCCGCGCGCTATCTCGGGCGCAGCGATTACCGGCAAGTCGCCGAGCGTAACGCCGACTTCCTGCTGGCGACGCTGCGCAAAAATGGGCGCCTGCAGCGTACCTGGAAGGATGGGCGGGCCCATCTGGCCGGCTATCTGGAGGACTATGCCTTTCTGGCGGATGGCCTGCTGGCTCTCTACGAAGCCAGCTTCGAGCTGCGCTGGTTCAGCGAAGCGCGCAGCCTGATCGAGGAAGCCCTGCAGCTCTTTGCCGATAGCGAGAATGGGGGCTTCTTCGACACCGGCAGCGATCAGGAGGCCCTGGTCAGCCGGCCCAAAGAGATCATGGACAACGCCACGCCGGCGGGCAACAGCGTTGCTGCGGAAGTGCTATTACGGTTGGCGGCCTTCACAGGAGAAGAACGCTATCACCAGGCGGCTGAGAGCTATCTGCAAGCCCTGGCTGATATCATGACCCAGCATCCGCATGCCTTCGGGCATCTGCTGGGTGCGCTTGACTTTGCCCTCTCACCTGGGCGTGAGATTGCCATCATTGGAGATCCGCAGGCGGAAGAGACCGCGGCTCTCCTGGCTGTGGTCAACAGTCACTATCGACCCAACAGCGTCCTGGCCTGTGTCGCACCCGGCAGCGTGCAGGAGCGTGCCGCCGCTCTCATTCCACTCCTGGCCGAGCGGCCTCAGCAGAACGGACGGGCGACGGCATATGTCTGTCAACACTTTGCCTGTCAGGCGCCTGTGACGACAGCCGAGGAGCTGCAGGCCCAGCTTGGTGAGCTGGACCACTAACGGGCGCTGAAGCGGAGCGCGGAGAAGAGACAGGCCCTGCGGATCAGCCGGGCGGAGAGAAAGCTGGTCCGCAGCGCTGCGCCTGGAGAGCATCCTGACGAACGTGGGGCCAGGGTCGCCGGTGGCCGGACAGGCTCAGGGTGGGCTGAGAAGAGGTGCGACCCGGGCCCGCAGCGGCAGGCCGTGGCTAGCGACCTTAGTCATTAACATAGCGCAGTTGGCCTTTCACCTCGCGACGGCAGAGCCTGCCGCTGTTGACGAGATGCTCAAGCGCGAGGGTGGCCGCGGCAATCTCCTTTCTACCGGCCTTCTTCTTGCTGGCCGGCAGAAACATAGTGGCTACCTCCTGGGGAGTGAAAACGGCCAGAGCGCCAGTCTGCTCCTCCAGATAAGCGGTCAGGGCCTTGCGATACCAGGCGACCAGATCGCCGGGGTGGGCAATAGGTGGGGCCATCACGATCATCACCGGACAGGGGGCGAGCGCTAACACGCGGCGGGAGATGCTGCCAACCAGCAGGCGGCGCAGCTTGTGGCGAAAACCTTCGCCGCGGCTTCCGACGACGATCAGGTCGACGCCCAGCTCTCGCGCGGCTCTGACGATCTCGCCAGCTGGCTCACCGACGCGGATCATCATCTCGATACGCTCGGAGGAGATGGCATATTTTTGGAATTCAAGACGGGCGCGCTTGAGGACCTCCTCAGCCTCGCTGCGCTGTTCGGTGGTGATGGGCAGGGGCTGGATCTGGCCAACATACATGCCGAGGGAAGGGGAAGCGGTATAGGGGATAGGAATGACCGTCAGGAGAATCACGTGAAAAGCGGGAGCCTGCTCAACCAGCTCTCTGACTTTCGTGATCGCCTGCCTGGTGGCCGGAGAGATCGCGGGATCGATACCAAGCAAGATGTGCCTGTTCATGGCTACCGTACTCCCGAAGGTCACCCGAAGATGGCCACCCCATCTTCTGGGTTCGGTTTCTCACTGAGCGGGAATTAGTGCCCAGACATCCGGCGTCGGGCTGGACCGGTATTGTCTACTGCGTCTCTCACCAGAGAAATGCTCTTCCCGAGGATATGGGGTAGAGAGCGCCTTGTACCACAGTTGGCTAGCCAGCTGGTCACTGACAAATTCACCTGCCTGGGGTGATAGGGTACCCCTCTCATCTCTCCGCCGCCGCCGCCTCCTCCTCCTATCCACCGCGGCAGGTAGCCCCTTTTGCCTTCCTTCCTTCCTGCCTCCTCCTGATGGTCGGTTTCCTGGCCGGGTTCGACGCTCTTTTCGCTGGAGGCCTGTGTAACAGGTGACCGAAGTAAGAGGAATGCAACGCTTATTGAACGTGAACACTGTCACTGTCTGACCACTCATTGCTCAGCCGCGCCTCCTTCGCGGGCCGTACCTGACTTAGAAAGCGGCAGACAGACAAGGCAGACCATCGAAGCGGCTGGGAAGAGAGCGTCATTGGCGGTTCCTTCCTTGTCGGCGCTACCTGCATACCTCTGCTTGCTCTACCCCGCCGTTGGTTTTGTGGAGTAGTTCACACTGAGCTGGTTAGCTGCGACATAGCCTGTCCAGAGAAGGGACCGTACACTCTCTATACGATAGTATAGCTGTTTTTTAAAGGAGCCACAAGAGTTCAAGCCGCTTCTATAGCAGAGTTCAGATCCTTCAGGCAGCTAAATCCTGTCAAGGAGTGGTCTCCGCCATGAGCCATAGCGACGGACTGGGCCCAGGGGGAAGCCCGGTCGCCCAGCTCAGCGTTCCAAAGCTGTTCCCTGCTCCTGCCGGGCAAGGTAGGTGGTGGGGGAGCTATCGTTATGAACATATAATTCTGCCTCATATCAATAAAAAATTGGAGATCAGTCTGTCAATAGCGTCTATCTGAAGATGGATGTGTTACGGTCCTGCCAACGGGCAGAGGGACAAGACCATCTCTGTGTAAGCGAAGGCATTGAAGGAAGAAAGCAGGTTGAGAGCGATGGGCATGCAGACTGAACGATTCTCAATCGTCCTGGAGCTGGTCCTGCCGACTGAGGTTGACGCCGAGGGAGCCGAAGCGGTGAACGACAGAGAGGCCGAGCGAAAGGCGGAGGAAGAGCGTTGTGGGCTAGAGATCTTCCAACGCGCCATTTTGGAAGGTGATCAACAGGCCTGGGCGCTGCTTCAAGACCGGTTTTCCGACCTTGTCCGCGCCTGGATACGCCGGCATCCTAAGCGAGAGATTGCCATCCGCCTTGATAGCGAAGACAACTATATTGCTCAAGCTTTTGAGCGGTTCTGGCAAGCGACAGCCTTCAAGCAAGACCTCCAATTTACTTCGCTGGCGGCAGCTCTGAGCTACCTGCGGGCCAGCCTCAACGGGGCCATCATGGACACCTTGCGTATGTACGCCCGACCGCGCGAGGCTTCTCTCTCGATGCCGGGCTACGAAGGAGTATCAGTGAGCGAGGACGGGGATGACAGTGGCGAGCTTTGGGAGACCCTCAAGAGTCTGCTGCCTCAGCGGAGAGAGCGGTATCTTGCCTATCTGCTCTTCCATTGTGGCCTGAAGCCACGAGAGGTTGTCCGCTACTGCTCGCAGGAATTCCACAGTGTTCAGGAGGTGTATCGCTTAAGACGCAACATCGTCGAGCGCCTGTTGCGTCATGCTGATCAGCTCCGTTGGAGGCTCAGTGTACATTAGCTCCCTTTCAGAATGGTGGCCTGACCTGGCATGGTGTGGCAGGGCCTGGCTCCTCGTTCCAGGGGCCAGGTAGTGCGGAAGGAGAGAGGGAAGCTGGAAAGGGACTGAAGAAGGCCATATGTAAAAAGCCGCACCTGAAACGTTTCTTTTGCGAAAGGAGTATCCTCAGAAGGAGGAAGAACCTGCCTGCGTTTAGGCATCGTTGCATGCCATGCTGCCAGGTGAAGGAAACACACGATGGATTGCAGAGATCAGTTTGCCCCTCAAACTGAGGAGCTGGTCATGCTGGCCTTCGGCGAAGAGGGCCTGGCTCCCGAGGTAGTGCGACACTTACGCGCATGCATGATTTGCCAACGGCGCCTTATGCAGTTTCAGTCGCTCTCTCATCACTTACTGACGCAACTCTATCGTCGTCAATGCCCTGATGGCCAGCGCCTGAGCTTCTACTGTGCTGGTCTCCTTAGTGGAGAGGAGCAGCGTCAGATTGCTGCTCACGTACAAGAGTGCCCACTCTGTGCCGAAGAGGTGGCTGTCACCAGGCGCTTCATGGCTGATCCGCTGATACCTACGGTCTCGGCGCCTTCCTTCCTCCGCCTGGCAACGCCACATACCGGGCGGCAGGCTTGGTATAGGCTGCCTGATGGGGGCCCATCAGCAGTGTGGCCGCAGTACTACCATAGCGAAGAGTTTCAGCTGGCGCTGCATATCTCGTCTTCAAGCGCGGGGTGTTACGCGGTCTACGGCCTGCTCAGCTGCATCAATGCGGTGCTTGATGTGGAGGCTTTCGAAGGTCGTCAAGCCGTGCTACAGCCGCTCAAGACCTCGCGGAGGAAGCCAGCCGAACGGGCCGTGGCAAACGCTGATCCGCTTCGGCTGACAGCGGAGATAGACCGCCGAGGAATGTTGACCTTTCTGGCTGTGCCTCCCGGACGCTATATGCTGCTCCTACATCTACGCGAGCGAGACCTGGTCATTGAGGAACTGCAGATCGATGGTTGTGGAAAGGTCTGGAGCTAAGGCGTGACTGGCAGGCCGGAGCAAGCGAATGAACGACAAAGGCGCCGGACTTGGGACAAACCAGGGGCGACCTGCTCGCCCGGGGAAGTGTGAGGAACCACTGTCTCGGGCAAGACCGAACGAACGCATGAGCCAGCGTCAGGTCGGCGATCTCTCCCCAGGCCCCAACCGGCGCCGTTGAACGGTGGTAGCCGCTCTGACCTCAAAGCAAGGGCTGTGACTGGCTTGCCACTGTTAGGTGGAGAGGGCAATGTGCTCCTGGCGTGCTCTCTTCGCCGCTGATCTTTCCTTCCGTTGGGGACCCTACTCCAGGTCGCCCAGCCAGCGTGTCTTCTGCCGATAATCGGTTGGAATCCGTTCCGGTGGCGAGAGGGCTGGATAGCCAACATACAGAAAGGCCACTATCTCATCCTCGGGGGCCAGGCCAAGCCAGGCTTTGACCTGGGGGTCATAGGCCGCTTCGCCGGTGCGCCACATGGTGGCCAGGCCCTGCTCCTCGGCGGTCAGCAGCATATTCTGAACGGCGGCGGCCACCGCCTCGATATTTTCAATGGCGCGCACCTCGGAACGCTGAGGAGCCTCTGCTGCTACCACAATCACTACTGGGGCACGTAAGGGTTTATGGCGCTCCTTCTCGATCAAGGCCCGTATCTTTTCATCCTTCCCCTGACCCAGGCGCAGCGCCAGAGCCTGGGCCATTGCCTCCCCCAATTCCTGGCGGGCAGCACCGCTAAAGACGATGAATTTCCAAGGCTCGACTCTATGGTGATTGGGGGCGTGGGTTGCCGCCTCCAGCATGCGCTCGATCTGGCCCCGCGTCGGACGGCGCTCACTCATCTTGCTGATGCTACGCCGTCGGCGGATCGTTTCAAACACCAGCATGTCGATGTTCACCCTTATAA
Proteins encoded:
- a CDS encoding universal stress protein → MNRHILLGIDPAISPATRQAITKVRELVEQAPAFHVILLTVIPIPYTASPSLGMYVGQIQPLPITTEQRSEAEEVLKRARLEFQKYAISSERIEMMIRVGEPAGEIVRAARELGVDLIVVGSRGEGFRHKLRRLLVGSISRRVLALAPCPVMIVMAPPIAHPGDLVAWYRKALTAYLEEQTGALAVFTPQEVATMFLPASKKKAGRKEIAAATLALEHLVNSGRLCRREVKGQLRYVND
- a CDS encoding thioredoxin domain-containing protein, whose translation is MTEASGAPQGAQHTNRLIHETSPYLLQHAHNPVDWYPWGEEALNKARQEDKPIFLSIGYSACHWCHVMERESFENAEIAALINRYFVPIKVDREERPDLDAIYMQAIQALTGQGGWPLNVFLTPDGRPFFGGTYFPPEDRRYGGQVMAGFPRVLLTIVDAYQNRRQEVEEQAERLAEYLRERSSAPLLRRGQGQVLPQLEQLANAARELAAEFDPVNGGFGGAPKFPNSMALEFLLRVHLHRASGELPAVKEGERSELEMVEQTLQRMACGGIYDQLGGGFHRYSVDARWLVPHFEKMLYDNALLSRLYLHAYLVTGNPFYRRIAEETLDYVMREMTAPEGGFYSTQDADSEGEEGKFYLWQAEEIARLLPGEDGDLFMAWYGVTPRGNFEGKNILHVPEPDAQRVAERLGVSRERLEQALEKGRALLLAAREQRVKPGRDEKVLTAWNGLMLRSFAEAARYLGRSDYRQVAERNADFLLATLRKNGRLQRTWKDGRAHLAGYLEDYAFLADGLLALYEASFELRWFSEARSLIEEALQLFADSENGGFFDTGSDQEALVSRPKEIMDNATPAGNSVAAEVLLRLAAFTGEERYHQAAESYLQALADIMTQHPHAFGHLLGALDFALSPGREIAIIGDPQAEETAALLAVVNSHYRPNSVLACVAPGSVQERAAALIPLLAERPQQNGRATAYVCQHFACQAPVTTAEELQAQLGELDH
- a CDS encoding nitroreductase family protein, with protein sequence MLVFETIRRRRSISKMSERRPTRGQIERMLEAATHAPNHHRVEPWKFIVFSGAARQELGEAMAQALALRLGQGKDEKIRALIEKERHKPLRAPVVIVVAAEAPQRSEVRAIENIEAVAAAVQNMLLTAEEQGLATMWRTGEAAYDPQVKAWLGLAPEDEIVAFLYVGYPALSPPERIPTDYRQKTRWLGDLE
- a CDS encoding zf-HC2 domain-containing protein → MDCRDQFAPQTEELVMLAFGEEGLAPEVVRHLRACMICQRRLMQFQSLSHHLLTQLYRRQCPDGQRLSFYCAGLLSGEEQRQIAAHVQECPLCAEEVAVTRRFMADPLIPTVSAPSFLRLATPHTGRQAWYRLPDGGPSAVWPQYYHSEEFQLALHISSSSAGCYAVYGLLSCINAVLDVEAFEGRQAVLQPLKTSRRKPAERAVANADPLRLTAEIDRRGMLTFLAVPPGRYMLLLHLRERDLVIEELQIDGCGKVWS